Within the Cydia pomonella isolate Wapato2018A chromosome 3, ilCydPomo1, whole genome shotgun sequence genome, the region TTTTTTTGGGCAGTCGTGTAAAAATACCTGAACGAACAAGTAAAGAACTAAAAGTAAGCGAGTGATTGTTTTTATGTTGTAAGAGCTATACATATAGCTTAAGTAGGTAAATCAAATCTCTCAATCCGTTTTGGCTGTACAGTAGATCGTACTACGTACTTATACAcgaaaacataaaatttaaattcgaaTGAATTCCGAGAATATAACAGGCAATTCCGTTAGGTCGTAGATCCGGGGCGctcatgtttaataatatttagtaaataaatagataaataaacaaccttattgtacttattttttacCAGACACAGCCTACTGTTCTTGAACCGACTGAGGTACCGAAGcttgctaaattaatatttctatCGATGTTCTCTTGTACGCACTTTTTTAGTAAGAGACGCGTATGAGAGTTTAATAATACAATCGTATCTGGTCTAGGCTGTAGGGGTAATTCTTAGTAATTCTGGTAATAAACTAAGTCTTGTTCTCATTAAAAACGATCTCAGTTATTTCTCGATAAAAAACGCAATTACCGCCAACGTCAAAACAATCAATTAAACGGGCACAAAAAGGTTCCACAAACATTCTCTTAAAAGATTGCGcacaaataaaacaatcaaCTATCGAGACTGTCTTCCCACACTTTCTAACGCCATTGTATCCGAGTGAGACAATCATATCTTGAGCAGATTTTATTGTCGTGCAGTAGTCACGACATTATTTTTGTTGGAAACCGGGATACTTGTGTTGTATTGACTTTCATTTGGAACATCACGATTCGTGTCGTATTAAAAGTTCTTCTAGTTATAATTTCTAATAAGATTCGTAGGTAAAATATAACGCGATTCTCTTAAGAGAGCCTTTATATATTGTTCGTTCAGTTTCAAATTGTGTAACAGCATTATAGGTTTTAGGAGTTCCTAATCAGCGGGGCGTGCCTCTATGCTCTATGGAGGCGTAGCATGCTCGCGAGACGCGGAAAATCTTGCTAGGTTAACAAAACCTATAGCCAATGTTATACTCCGGTCCTCACAGGTGTGAAGAATTTAATGACGAAACACCCGCTAAACATTCGCTAAATAAGCCTTAAAGGCAGGCGAGCCGAAAAAATAGACAGACATGACTTGATGATCTAATAATCCATTATTTCTTACTAACTGGTCTTAGATTATCTACTTATTCTTATCGAGCAGTAACAGTTAGTCTGGCTGGAAAACTACCACCtctacctgtggaaacttgtaattggcttactgttttaatttcgaaacctattttgttactttagctgtaagttttcctaaaaactaaaataaataaaataaaataaaacaatttctgtCCCTCGAAAAGGCggaaaattcaaaataatatatttagaagGGGTGATCCAAATGTAATGATAATCAGTATGAAAGACACTTTCACACGTTTAGACCATCGAATCTCTAGACCTTctgttcattaaaaataaaaagtttaaataaaaatgccttCACAGCGGCTATTACTTCGCTATCGTCCAAAAAATTGTTGCTTCTATGATCTTCCTTCAGCAGTGAAAAGACAAAATACGCTGGGAGCTAGATCTGCCGAATATGGAGGGTTTCTGACAATTTGAACTCTGCATGACGTATGGCAGCCACTGCAACATCAGCCTTGTAGGTGGGTCCTTTGTTAACATTCTAGCCTCCCAACGAGCGGAGACATTTTTCATGAGTAATTCATTCGTTAAGAATTTATGAATCAGGCCACAAGAGATCTTCGTGAGCTCAACTAGATGCCTGATAGGCATCCATCTATCTGTTAACACCAGATCGTCTTTTTTTGACGTTTTCTTATAGTAAGGCGGTCTTTGTGGCGTTCCTCTTTACTATTCCTATTAAACTCCTTGTACCCCATGCAGGTATTAGAATTCCGAGGAGCAGAGTCCCCCAATGTTCCCGCCACTTAGATGTATAGTGTATTGTATGTCCttagtacatatttttttacaaacagaGGTACTTGGTAACGGATCTCATTATTTTTTCTCATTTCCACGTATTTTTTTCCGACAACTAACCaataaacttttattataaactttattggaTAAAGAAAAATAGCATACCTTcagatccacagcgcaggcaGGGAAATAAATGGATTAAATTCACTGACagagatatatttttaaacattctttttttttaatttactagcCAACAAACCGCTTTAAAAAAGAATATCTCTCTCTGCTGTTGTCAACCACTAAAAGTATTTGATTGCCATTACAtgagtttttagctcgaaataaatgattttcatttcattcattacTTTTGGATCACCCCTCGTAGGTGTCACTGTATTTGGTAAAATGGTAAATAATATGTAACCTTACCGTAATTTTATTTGCTTCACATTGCCTCTGATACAAAGGCTTGGCCATACACATACAAAaacttctttaaaaaaacactttgttTCCTGCACCTGACAAAAGATATACCTACCCTACATAATAATTAAGTCGCGAGATATCAAGTCACTATCGgcttgagaaaaaaataacatcGTTTGCACATTAATGACAGGTATTAAATGCACGTGAAAACAAAGGCTTAgcaattaagaaaataaaaggaAAAGAACTACGCGTGACAGTAAGTAGACAATCGAATTATTCCACAATTACCGAAAGTAACAACTGTCGGCAGAGCACGAGGTCTTGACGAGGTCGCGAAAGACTGGGCAAGTGCTTCCCAACCGCGGAccagagggcctagccaagatgccaatcgtttgcgccgtctCTCTAGCACTCCTCCAAATAAGGGTCTCTTTCGCTATGGCGCTTTGCTAGGCCCCCAGGTGGCCCCATAAAGATTTGGCAGTTGTCCGCAAGAGCATCGTAACTACTACCACCATTTAAGCCATTAAAATGTTCACGACcaccttgttttgtttttgaatctCTTTAGTCCCTgccaataacaaaataatcgaGGTATTTGCTCGTCGAGTACCTAAAGGTTGAGAACCAATGAATTCAATAATTGCTAGATAAACTAGTTTTCTGTTttactaaaaatgttttgttgATGATTGGTCAGATTAAACAATTAAAGTTGACGTTATATTGAAAAACCAGCCACGATCATGTCGGGCTATGCTCAGTATAGGGTTCAGTAGTTTACCCGTCCATCACAGTAGATTGCCTTGCCAAGCAAAAgggagtaggtacctatgtaggtCTTTGTACGTCTTGTTACTATGAAgtgactttttgcgataactctaaAACGGCataactgatcatgttcgctacaGTTTTTATGAATGCCTTTATTTAGGTCTATTTTcacgatttatttcatatttcttAGACCACGggattcaaaagttagagagggcgggatacatttttttccttttggagCGATTTCTTCGGAAAATATTCACctaattaaaaatgtttgttgaaaaccCCCTCCTCGTTTTGAacgacctatccaacgacagcCCACAGCCACACTATGGGATTGAagcggaaaaaaaaacatccccaACCCACGTACATACGTGTAGCGgaggtttttttatattttattttaacactaTCAAATTTACTCGTATTGATTTATACATCCatgtcaaattgcagctttctagcactaacgatcgcgGAGCAAAGAGCTTGGACAGAGAGACGGTCAGACGGAcacggcgaaactataagggttcctagttgactacggaaccctaaaaagagttgGCCGAGTGAAATTGCCATTACGACAGGTTTGTTTGAGGTTGTACCTGATTAAGTAAGTTATTGAGGACAATTATTTTCAGTCAATCTACACGTAAAGAAAAAACAGTAAGCAAGAACAGAATGAGGGCACCCTCAAGAACTACAATTCGGTCTGTTATCAAAATCCGTGAAGCATAttgtaaatacatacttagactGCTAACCGTAACATCAATAACGCTGAACTTTAGTTTCAAACTTCCCAATACCTTAATCAAAATTGAATCGTTTAGTACACGCCAGCGGTTCAACTGCAAACTTTCAGGCCTGATTAGATTGGATAGGAGAAACTGTTGCCTTTGCTCACTGGGCCGAATAAATATCTTAGATTAGTGCCTTGTACTCTCGATACAAAACGTAAAAGAGATACGGAGAGCCGTGTACCCGTGACAGCAACCACTAACACGGGaaagtttatttaatagaagAACTCGTAAAGTGTGCTTTTAGTGCCAATGTGACAACTATGCTATGTTTTACACAATCACACCGAGGTACTTTAAATAATCGTTCATCTGACATTCCCTTCGATTACTTTCCTGGTTTTGAATTTACGGGAATGTAGGTTATTACGACcaattaaaacacaaatattttcaTGAACACCCACATAGCGACAATACTATTGATTTTATGAATGTTAAAAGCATTCACTTCTAGATAATGACGTAATGTTTGTATGAATCATAATACGACTAAATGACATGTATCAAGTATTGAATGTtcgtttcattattatttatattgttacgtCTGCGTTTTCAATGTCAAAAGGACCACACACTTATACGCGCTTATAAAAACGTGCGCGCAAAAAACCTTTTATTTGgaataccacgtcagtggcaaattAGCATACGGCcagactgatggtaagcagtcacatgcgcgttgccgaccctttcaAATCCTATCCACTCCTAAGCTTGaccaaaaaatctgttttttttttttcggtttggGGCCTTTTAAGATTAAGATTGGGTTGAACGTTTTTCGGTACCAAGGCCTCGAGGTCTGTGGAAATTAAAACTATGAAACTTACTATGTAACAACTGTCGCCACTGACTTTGATGTCTCAGCCACTTGGTAGTCTTATGATTTATTTCAAATGTTTTACACACACTCAATCTACTACGTGTTTCGTTTCTGGTTTCGACGTAGCAGTTAGCGTACGTAGAACGTAATGGTAAGCAAAAACTTATTTCGCAAGCATACTATAAAAAAGCGATTATATCATGGAGGGGGATGTTTGGCAATGATAATGTagaactggtagagaatgccttatggcattaagaTCGCCTTTTGTACAGTGAGTTtccttatgtgcaataaagcataaataaatgaataaaaaatgtcCCGCACAAGGAATCTATTGTATCCATTTTTTTGTCATATCTGATACCCCACTGTATGTTATAAATtctaaagttattaaaattatattatttaatttaatgcatgttaattataagatgtaatgttttgaaaagatgtgtcccgcagAATTTCTTCCCGggcccatattgggataccctcctcgaATTTatgagggatttaaatcttctcgggcaAAGGTGTAAGGAGAGATAGGGCCGgcatagctttatttgacgttcttAAGCGCATTgcaatacattacaatacaataccctTTATTGTACACCTCacatagtttacaataaatgtacataaacaaacaaagacaatctgatagaggtaacaacaggcggtcttatggCTTAAGagcgatcttttccagacaacctttgggtatcgGTCGTCGTCCTCGTGTAATATGCCTTTATGCCTTAAGAAATTTTCATATCGCAAGATTCGCGAAAATCTGCTATCATTGCGGTCTGAATGTTAATTCCAGATAATAATGCTCTGTATATTCCTTACCTTGTAAATTGTCCAGCATATACGTCAGCAGCTTGGAGGTGCCGTTACTGTCGTTGTATATAGATAGCATCTCCTTGCTCAGCGGGTTTCCGTGCAATCCTAACTTCTGGAGGTGAAAGAGCTTGCCCAGTTCGTACGGCAACACTCTGAGGTAGTTGTTGTGTAGGAGTAACTCTCTGGAACAAAACAGTTCGGTTAGTTCTACAGGTTCGTTATTTGCTCGACatgttcattttaaatttgcaaATAGGCTGTTGGGCCATTTTATTTCAAGTTGTATATTCAATCGTAGCAGTCAATCGGCTCGCAATTGCTTCGAGCAGTAATTAAGGCATCGAGTAACATATGTCATGCGATAGGCAGGGACATCATGATTCGTGAGTTTCCCGCTGTCAGGGGTTCCGTCCATTTGGCATAGCTTCCGTGACCCGAAACGCATCTGGCATAACCTATTTGGTAGAACTGTTTTTCGACGACGTAAATTTGCAGAAAGCTTtgtttgtatataatatactataacCCGAATGTTTGCGAGTCCAAATCTTAAATAGACTATAGGTAATTATCTTCGCCGACTTTTGatacgaataattttattttgcgtTTGTTCAATTGTCCGAAACGTTATTGGTATAATCTGTTTAGCATAATACTCGTAGGTGTATGACCTAAAACGCGTCTGTCATAAGATAGGTACATTTGGTAGAACTGTTTTTTAAACTGTCACTTTGTAATAGcaagtaattaaattatcacCCGTTTTTAAAGCTGATTTGCAAAAAAATCCTTTTAAATCAAAAGGTCACCTAAACCCGAATCAGAGCACCCCGCTAGCCACAtggtcttgtctgtcctacccCTAGAGAGCAATTGCTAAGACGTGCGCAGCCTCGCCTGCTGTGACGGAGCGCGAAAACGAGCTAGGCGAGCAGCTCTCGCAAGCCGAAGCTGCGAAGCCGAGTGTAGTGACCGTGCTCCGTCACGCGAGGGCGGAAGAGCTGCTCTATCTATCTATCCACACCCAACAGCTTCATTTAGTCGTGAATTGCGAAACATTCGGCAAATTTATTTCTGCCAAATAATATTCGTCCTACAAACATATATGACTCTTGCAAGTATGCAAAACTTTTCTATGCCATAAGATTTTATGCTTGTAGTAGTTTATGCTTAATAGCGAATTATGCAaaagtaaattataacacaaataatTATGCGAAATGAAACAGATCTCTCTTCGGACTTCAGAGGTCTCAATTTGGACATACATTTTATGCCAAAAGATACTTCGATCAATAAAAATTATGCGTAGTGTACGTATGCGCAACTATCCAGTACTTACCAAGTGAGTTTATGCTAACAGTATATTATGCCTAAAGTTATTATGCAGAATagaattattacaaaaaaaatatgccaaagATAGGGAACCCGCTGTCAGATAtcagagggcctatcgcgaaaaaCTGCAATCGAAATGTCGTTATCTGCCTGTCtatcacttttttatattttgttagacAGTGAGAAATTCGTGCGAAGTATTTACAAATCTTTTTTCCGGTTTCTGATTAACTAAAATTGGGTAATTGgcaaataaaattttcatatgTATGTTTGTCAATAATAATATCCCCAACCTTATAATTACTTCGAGCTGGTCTGGCAAGCTTCGGTAGCTCAGATGTAATTGGTGGTTGTAGTGTCCCAGAGCTGCGAGTTCGTATCTGGACCGAGaagattatttttttcctttatttaaaaatttattacGAAGTTATTTTGCTGCAGCCGGTGTTGCAGTGTCAGCACTTGACTTGATTGACGTGATGAAAGGGAAAACGATTGAGGTCACTGGTTCAGTAATAGCAACGagtgattgtaatagagaggtcaagactaagatataatcgtgcaccatagtttgacatccgaaacagatggcgctgcaccgaaaaaaatatttttctacaatacTACCAGAACGTATAgtagttaaaaatatagttatacctactaaaatctggtagtaataacaaaaaatgttgtatcgtgtaaaacttgttttttaaacatcACTGTTTAATTCTAGTTAAATGCAATTTAGTACTGCTTACAATTTTGTTGTATATGTAAAGATGCAagtgttgtaaatattaaacgttTGTCTCCTTTAATATATGCATCGTAACACTAActattgatatgtaaaaataaagatgCGAGTGTACACGTTACAAATTATTATGTTATGGTTACTATAATGCATTGTATTCTGAACGAATCAAACAGTTGTGCCAACACCACGGTGTTTGCGCGGGGGGCGGGGGAGGGAGAAAGGAATTGCGCATGTCACATGAAACGGCCATTGCGCCAGCGTCTTTCGTTCGTTGTACCGGGTGGTGTTTCTAtgtctataattttattgtaaaagtgtGCTTAAAAACTTGTGAACATGGACGAAGATGTAAGAAAACTTTTAATCACATGGAACCTCGAGGAATACATGGAAATTTTCGAAAGTAAGTAAAAAGCTGAAGTTATGCCCGAAATTAATGTTTGTCATGACTCGCctgtattaattattaataaataattatgaatgctTTGTATTCAATTCCGCTGCAAAATAATTTTAGCCATATACTCGAGGTGTGGTTGTACTTACCTAGTTTGTGTTTGATATCTACATAATTATTTCGCGTTACGACAAACGCCATATTTACTGTAACATAATGGCGTCATTTGATGGCTATGCATTTTATCCATATCATTTATCGACGGGAGTGGTATTATAACTCATGTATTCATAAAACAAGTAGCTTGAGCAATTCTTTTGCCTTTTCTAACTAGGTTgtttaataatcaaacaaacAACAAGTACTTATCTCAAAAAAGTGAcctctatagggagcgtgcatgaactataggaggcagcacaggagccgttagattattggcgcgaggcgtaaatgtgatgtttattgttccaatgtagcccacgagatggcagaacctaacatgcacaacaaaacacgtgacgtgtaaatttacatgtttattgttccgattcaggccacaagatggcagaccctccaacgcgcacggtccctatagaacatatttacttattttcgcCGATTTCGGCCGATTTCGAGCCCATTATATGAATGAGCAACACGTGCTCGAATTTCTAATAGCGTATTGAACAGGCGGTGTccttaatcataaaaaaaatagaattcacGTGCTTTTCTACCAACAAAATATCtctatgtatgtaactatgtaatataACCTATGTATGCTTTATGAACGTGTTATTGCTAACTTTTCTAATTTCAAagcttaaaataatttgtatgcgcaatgatgattatgacactgttatgcgtatcaaagatatgacttaaacttttatgcaacccaatatggacccatCATTATGTTATAAGTAGGTAGAATTTATTTTGGACTTCAAATTAAGAGTAAACAAATTGTgattaaataatcaaaaaattaaagaagtaatttaataatttactttccAGAGACACtactttaactttaaaattaaaaaaatagtgacATCATGACATATGACCGCCAACCTTTACATTCAACTGTCATTTGCTACGGTTTTGCGTAGGTATAAATTGACAATGTCACTACTTAGGCTACAACTGCATTTTTCTTTCTTTGGCATATGATAGAGATGCAACCACAAACCTTAGACCGTAGTACCTACAGTCAAGGGCAAACTAAATTATCAGCTTTGCTTTAATCTGAACCTTCCATATTCCATTGTGATGAGACAACATCTACTCACCTTTACATATGTACGACTTTGTTCACATGAGTTTGGAAATATTTGCGTTTGATATACACTGTATCTTCACTTCAATGATCATCATATATTGGGTacataatacctaaataataatgtaatacatctttaaagaaattaattaagCCATTAACACAGTGGTTCTTAACCAGTGGTTCCCAGACCACTAGTGGTCCCTGAAGGTACTGGTAGTGGTCTGCGAACAGTGTAAACAACATACCGTTTTTGACTTTATGTgcagttactgtttttttttttcagaaaacaaaaTATCTGTAGATTGCCTCAATTTACTAGATGACAGCATGATACGGGAATTGTTTCCTACTATTGGTGACAGAGccatatttcaaaaaaattttcaaaattggaAATCTATTGCTCTTGGACAGGTGAGCTAACTTAATACCTTTATTAAAACATAAAGAACATACTATAGTTACTTAAAATGTTagcaatattttactttaaattctGCTGCCATCAACTAGAGGGTTTCTGTAGCTCAGATCACAGATTTTTActtctaaaaaaatttttgtaatatacctatattatttttaattagaaatGTATATTTCATCTAACTAGAAATATGGCCAACACACATCAGTTAATCATGCTATTACTTCTTTTAAATATGATGCATTTAGTTTTCGATAGGTTTAGAAAAAATGTTGTCTATGTCAGTGGGTTCCTAACCTTTTTCAACTTTCAACATTATTACCCCTGTGAACTATAAGGGATGATTATAAATGTGAaagcctgtctgtctgtctgttatctgttcacgcttaaaccactgTACCAATATGAACGAAATTTGGTATGGTAAGAGTTTGTTTTCAGTGTTACTAAAGTAGAAAAACCACTCTCACATATAGACTCCACATAATATGTAAAATGTCCACACGATAATTTTAACTTATTGTTTTGTTATGCCAGTTTTCAGTAATGAACATGGATGTTGATATACTCCAAGAAAAGCATAGGAATCCGTTAACTGAAATGACAAACATAGAATTATTTCAAACATTGATGAATACAGAAGATGCACCTGAAAATGCGAACAGTGATACCCCAAATCCAGTCTCTCCTTTGAAAgttatagaaaataaacaagaaGGGATACAACAAAGTAAAGATAATGTACGTGTCACTTCATACTATTTACTCCTTTCTCATTTTCTTTTAGGTTAGCTGGAAGAtatcccttatagggataagttcgcctttgtgcaaatattttatataatatacttgtattttgtttttaacccCTGACCAAAAAAAGGGGTTTATAAATTTGACCGCTAATTGTGTTTGTCTGTCCGCGGCACCGTAGCTCCTAAACAGGTGATCTGAgatgcggtttttttatttgaaagccAGTTTTCTAGTGGTGGTTCGTAGACATGTTcaatcaaaatcggttcagccgTTTCAAAGTtgggttttttttagatttttaatttaattttacttgtttaGGTGCAATAAAGTGATTAAATACGTAAGTACAATAAGGTAGTGTTTTCCTTATTGGTAGCCATATGGAATGTGGTGATAGTTAGGCCATACTGAACAAACGAATTGATAACTTGAGTATAGTTTTTCCAATCTATGAAATTTGGTAGGATTACAGCTGAGGCGCACCAAATTTCACCATTCGAATTTGAACAGATTGCATGGAGCCAGAAAACCCTCAAGCAATTAGCAGAGAGGTCTTTCTATTCTGGTCAATAAGCGAGTTCTTCGTTCGAAGCGGACTACTAGTTCATACATTTCGACTTCTATCATCAGAtgtaaacattttgtatggggggtaaaaaaattttttaactttcaacgTTTGCCTGATAGTAAAAGTTACAGTTCAGTCAGTATGGCCTAATTAATCACTACGTAGAATATGGCTAGAGGTAGAAAAAACCCCATTATAATTGTAGGTATGGCAAAGTGCCGCTTGTAACATAAGCAAAAAATGAAAACGTAGATTCTACTTCTCAAACGAGACgattgttcagcgacttttaaaaataacttgtggtTTGGTTTTTAGCACATATGAAAGTTTACTTGAATATGCAGTGTATTGTGAATTATGTCTGTAAGGTGACAAGATTGACAGACAGTTTCTTTATATAGTTATTATaattagttatttgtacaacaagagagcaaagttcgtttttgttttgagtgtTAATTTTGAGTCCCAAGTGCGTGAAAGGTGATGGACACAAGAGCATgcatgtaaataactttgatcttgTGTTGTACATAAAACATTTCACCTCAGCAGTGAGAAAATTGTCACTTCGGTGCTACTGGTCCTAGATATTGAATATCATTATTTGCAAAATCTAGTGCCTGCACCAACCTTTCTTGCGATTAGGTTCACAAACTATCCTTAAGCTCTTTTATCAGCCTATGCAAGATGCTAGAAAGATGATGATTGTGGTAATTAATCAACTTATCCTCATAGTAGTGTTAGTATGGAACAGTAAGCAAAATCGTTTTACCTTACTCTTAAGAAGTGAGCTAAAATTGAACTTGGCTCattgaattcaaataaaaaagtaaccATTTTCGAGCTTctgaggtgaaaaataaatcatctaatagTATGATGTTTAGGGTTTTAAATATCCCAATctgattatttaagtaccttaGCCCCTCATCAGGTGCTATTCACAGTTTTGGGTGTCAACCAAAATTTACAGTAGATGTATGTATCTCATCATGCTGACATAATAGAGTACagcaattaaaaaatattttggttttCAGAAACTTCTGGATTTACTGCAGTCAAGCGCAGAGGGCAAAATTATACTTTCCCTGCACAAGGACGACGGTTTGTTGAGCAGCAGCTCTAGGAGAAGGATAtgtaacataataattaaacatttacTTGGGGATGACCCCTCAAAAACCAATATTCCAAGTTCTGTTCTGTTTGATATGGCCAGTCAAATCAAAGAAGTTTTTAATAAAGAGAACATAAGCACATACTTCATTCCGTACATCAACAACAAGAAATTGAAAATCAGAAGATGTGCTAAGGGAAAGCTATATGATTGTTTGCAAAATAGAAAAAGGGAGTATCGTATTGCCGCGAGAAAAATGTCACATACAAGTACTCCAGGATCTTCTACCACTGAAACTAATGAAGAGACTGAACCAGGTAAAATCAACTCTGACTTATTTATAaactcaaatatattttatgcaataGGCTTCGTGGGCACTCTTACATGTCAGgcttaaatattataatgatatgACGAGAGTAATAtgaaagtatatacatacattgtaatatttttaatacactgTTGTATAACAGCcaattaaatgaaattgaagttggttaaaaattaagttacaatTATTAGTATTACAGAGATGTATAGACTccataatttaatattgtttacttttttgtcAACTTATCTTAATCGATTTTAGTCATATGCA harbors:
- the LOC133515966 gene encoding uncharacterized protein LOC133515966; the protein is MDEDVRKLLITWNLEEYMEIFEKNKISVDCLNLLDDSMIRELFPTIGDRAIFQKNFQNWKSIALGQFSVMNMDVDILQEKHRNPLTEMTNIELFQTLMNTEDAPENANSDTPNPVSPLKVIENKQEGIQQSKDNKLLDLLQSSAEGKIILSLHKDDGLLSSSSRRRICNIIIKHLLGDDPSKTNIPSSVLFDMASQIKEVFNKENISTYFIPYINNKKLKIRRCAKGKLYDCLQNRKREYRIAARKMSHTSTPGSSTTETNEETEPEDVSDDVAWIKASTEPWKLLEQKWKTTTKHRLEETKNMTVTEYMAQYPGLKKPTGFHLLTIDFDTMYPGTSDNLYKYFMLSKKSIFELASSKHKLVREKFQGVNAEEADNINALFTLTLLVAQPLHKKPKKRSWRPSKQESKDGFITHVTRYMNLNETIKQRREKYLQYGITFQPTIFIVGENLQHIEQYFVVVDNTFYTMHTIMQAVDVCFKAFQALNCKYPVESELIWLFIQRGFYKIRTSYDKEFVSVNSLLADLHLLE